One Thermococcus sp. M36 genomic window, CGTAGAGCACTACCTCTTTCTTCAGCCTGCAGAACGGGCACTCCATCGTCAACACCAAAGGCTTAAAACCGGTTCGGAATAAAAAGCCCTCGGTGGGGCAGGATGGAGGAAAACCTTGAGGTAATGAACAAAACCTACCGGAAGTTCCTCGCGTTTGGCATGGGTTTTCTGCTGGTGGCCTTTGCCCTGATGATAGTTCAGCCCTTCGGGAGAAACGTTTCCCTGCTCCTGGCGGTGATACTTTTCGTGGTTGGTTTCATTCCCCTTGAGTTTGCCAGGAGGATAGCGAGAAGGATGGCGCTGGTGGCGCTGAGGGGTGAATAGAAAAGCTTAATTAACCGCCGCCCGAATTAAGTGAAGAGGGTAGAGGGAATTACGATAATCCATAGAGGTGATGTAAAATGGCGTTTGTACCGCCACAGGCCGGTTACGACAGGGCTATTACGGTTTTCAGCCCTGACGGGAGGCTCTTCCAGGTTAACTACGCTAGGGAGGCAGTGAAGCGCGGAGCGACTGCAGTGGGTGTCAAGTGGAAAGACGGTGTTGTCCTCGCGGTTGAGAAGAGGATAACTAGCAAGCTCATTGAGCCGAGCAGCTACGAGAAAATATTCCAGATCGACGACCACATAGCGGCCGCCCCGAGCGGCATAATAGCCGACGCCCGTGTTCTAGTTGACAGGGCCAGGCTGGAGGCCCAGGTTTACCGCTTGACCTACGGCGAACCGGTTCCGCTCACCGTCTTGGTGAAGAAGATATGCGACCTCAAGCAGGCCCACACCCAGTACGGCGGTGTGAGGCCCTTTGGAGCGGCCCTTCTTATGGCTGGCGTTAACAACAAGCCGGAGCTATACGAGACCGACCCGAGCGGGGCCTACTTCGAGTGGAAAGCGGTCGCCATAGGTAGCGGAAGGAACGTTGCGATGGCTATCTTCGAGGAGCACTACAGAGATGACCTCGACATGGAGGGCGCGATAAAGCTCGCGGTCCTGGCCCTTGCAAAGACCCTGGAGGAGCCGAGCGCCGAGGGCATAGAGGTCGCCTACATAACAACCAGAGACAAGCGCTGGAAGAAGCTCTCAAGAGATGACGTCGAGAAGTACCTTGCCGAAGTCCTCGAAGAGGTCAGGGAAGAGGAAGTTGAGGAGAGGGAAGAGGACTACTCCGAACTCGACCAGAACTACTGAGGTGACGGGCGATGCCCATAAGCGTTGATAAAGCCGTCATCGCCCGTCTGAAGACGCACGGCGAGACGTTTGAGATACTGGTGGACCCGTACCTGGCGAGGGACTTCAAGGAGGGCAAGGACGTTCCCATAGAGGAGATCCTCGCCACCCCCTACGTTTTCAAGGACGCCCACAAGGGCGACAAGGCCAGCGAGCACGAGATGGAGAAGATATTCGGTACGAGCGATCCCTACGAGGTGGCAAAGATAATCCTTAGGAAGGGGGACGTCCAGCTCACCGCCGAGCAGAGGAAGCAGATGCTTGAGGACAAGAGGCGCTACATAGCGACGGTGATTCACAGGCACGCTGTGGATCCAAGAACCGGCTATCCTCACCCTGTTGACAGGATTCTCCGCGCCATGGAAGAGGCAGGCGTCCACATTGACCTCTTCAAGGACGCCGAGGCTCAGGTTCCGGGCGTTATAAAGGCCATAAGGCCGCTCCTTCCGATAAAGCTTGAGATGAAAGTGATAGCCGTCAAAATACCGGGTGACTACGTTGGCAGGGCCTACGGGGAAGTACGGAAGTTTGGAACCATAAAAAGGGAGGAGTGGGCCAGCGACGGCTCGTGGATGTTCCTCATTGAGATCCCGGGAGGAGTTGAGGGGGAGTTTTATGAGAAGCTCAACGCCCTTACCAAGGGCAGTGCGGTAACTAAACTGATAGAGAGGAAGGGACTATGAGGCGGATTTTCGTAAAGAGTAGGGAACTGGTCGTCCCTGGGACTCTGCTTGCCCAGGGGCCTTTTAAGAACGGAAGAGGGACTTTCAGGGAAGGCAACAGGATATACTCCACCGTAGTGGGCCTTGTTGAGATACGGGGAGATGCCATAAGGGTAATCCCCCTTGAAGGCCCGTACATACCAGAGGTGGGAGACAACGTCATAGGCAAGATAATAGACGTCAAGTTCTCCAGCTGGACGGTTGATATAGGTGCCCCGTACCAGGCGAGCCTGCGTGTTCAGGACGCTGTCGAGGAGCGCATAGACATACTGAAGACCGACCTGAGGAAGATATACGACATCGGCGACATCATCTACGCCAGGATCAAGGCATACAACGAAATAAACCAGATAGACCTCATCACAAAAGGTATGCCTTTCAGGGGCGGTCCCCTGAGGGGAGGACAGATAGTCAGGATAACCCCATCCAAAGTTCCCAGGCTTATCGGTAAGGGGGGCTCAATGATAAACCTCATCAAGAAACTGACCAGCACAAGGATAATCGTTGGCCAGAACGGCTGGGTCTGGGTCAGCGGAAAGAACGACGAGCTGGAGAGGCTCGCCATTGAGGCCATACTGAAGGTGGACAGGGAAAGCCACACTCAGGGCCTCACCGACCGCGTTAAGGAGCTTCTGATCATGAGGCTTCAAGAGCTCAAGGAAAGGGGGATCATTGAAGAGGTGCCCCGGGTTGAGGAACCTACTGCTGAAGAGGGTGAAGGAGAATGATGGGCAAACCAGAGGGGTTGAAGCTCATAGACGAGAACGGTAGAAGGATAGATGGTAGGAAAAAGTATGAACTCAGGCCTATCAAGATGGAAGTTGGCGTCCTCAAAAATGCTGACGGTTCCGCTTATGTTGAGTGGGGGAAGAACAGGATCCTCGCTGCCGTTTACGGGCCGAGGGAAATCCACCCCAAGCACCTCCAGAGGCCGGACAGGGCGATACTCCGCGTGAGGTATAACATGGCCCCGTTCAGCGTTGAGGAGAGGAAAAAGCCCGGCCCGGACAGAAGGAGCGTCGAGATAAGCAAGGTCATAAAGGGGGCCCTGGAGCCGGCTCTCATACTTGAGATGTTCCCTAGGACTGCCATAGACGTCTTCATAGAGGTTCTTCAGGCTGACGCGGGGACGAGGGTTGCCGGCATAACGGCCGCATCGCTGGCTCTGGCTGACGCTGGAGTGCCCATGAAAGACCTGGTCGCCGCCTGCGCCGCTGGAAAGATCGAGGGCGAGATAGTTCTCGACCTCAACAAGGATGAGGACAACTACGGCGAGGCGGACGTGCCGGTTGCGATAATGCCCCTCAAAAATGACATAACACTCCTCCAGATGGACGGCTACCTGAGCCGGGACGAGTTCCTGGAGGCCGTGAGGCTGGCAATAAAGGGTGCCAAGGCGGTCTACCAGAAGCAGCGCGAGGCACTGAAGGTCAAGTACCTCAAAATAGCGGAGGAGGTCGGTGGAGGTGAGTGAGATGGAAGTGATGGCAGGAATAATGCGCGATCACATACTCGCGCTCCTCAAGGACAGCAAGCGTGTCGACGGTCGCGGTCTTGAGGACTACAGGGACCTCGAGATAAAGGTCAACGTCATCGAAAAGGCCGAGGGCTCGGCGTGGGTCAGGCTTGGCAACACCCAGGTTCTCGTGGGTATAAAGATCGAGATGGGTGAGCCGTTCCCTGACCTTCCCGAGAAGGGAGTCATAACAACAAATGTTGAGCTTGTCCCGCTCGCCTCGCCGAGCTTTGAGCCCGGCCCACCGGACGAGAACGCTATCGAACTCGCCCGTGTAGTTGACAGGG contains:
- the psmA gene encoding archaeal proteasome endopeptidase complex subunit alpha, whose amino-acid sequence is MAFVPPQAGYDRAITVFSPDGRLFQVNYAREAVKRGATAVGVKWKDGVVLAVEKRITSKLIEPSSYEKIFQIDDHIAAAPSGIIADARVLVDRARLEAQVYRLTYGEPVPLTVLVKKICDLKQAHTQYGGVRPFGAALLMAGVNNKPELYETDPSGAYFEWKAVAIGSGRNVAMAIFEEHYRDDLDMEGAIKLAVLALAKTLEEPSAEGIEVAYITTRDKRWKKLSRDDVEKYLAEVLEEVREEEVEEREEDYSELDQNY
- a CDS encoding ribosome assembly factor SBDS, encoding MPISVDKAVIARLKTHGETFEILVDPYLARDFKEGKDVPIEEILATPYVFKDAHKGDKASEHEMEKIFGTSDPYEVAKIILRKGDVQLTAEQRKQMLEDKRRYIATVIHRHAVDPRTGYPHPVDRILRAMEEAGVHIDLFKDAEAQVPGVIKAIRPLLPIKLEMKVIAVKIPGDYVGRAYGEVRKFGTIKREEWASDGSWMFLIEIPGGVEGEFYEKLNALTKGSAVTKLIERKGL
- the rrp4 gene encoding exosome complex RNA-binding protein Rrp4, with the protein product MRRIFVKSRELVVPGTLLAQGPFKNGRGTFREGNRIYSTVVGLVEIRGDAIRVIPLEGPYIPEVGDNVIGKIIDVKFSSWTVDIGAPYQASLRVQDAVEERIDILKTDLRKIYDIGDIIYARIKAYNEINQIDLITKGMPFRGGPLRGGQIVRITPSKVPRLIGKGGSMINLIKKLTSTRIIVGQNGWVWVSGKNDELERLAIEAILKVDRESHTQGLTDRVKELLIMRLQELKERGIIEEVPRVEEPTAEEGEGE
- the rrp41 gene encoding exosome complex exonuclease Rrp41 — encoded protein: MMGKPEGLKLIDENGRRIDGRKKYELRPIKMEVGVLKNADGSAYVEWGKNRILAAVYGPREIHPKHLQRPDRAILRVRYNMAPFSVEERKKPGPDRRSVEISKVIKGALEPALILEMFPRTAIDVFIEVLQADAGTRVAGITAASLALADAGVPMKDLVAACAAGKIEGEIVLDLNKDEDNYGEADVPVAIMPLKNDITLLQMDGYLSRDEFLEAVRLAIKGAKAVYQKQREALKVKYLKIAEEVGGGE